From a region of the Ketobacter sp. MCCC 1A13808 genome:
- a CDS encoding oxygenase MpaB family protein: MPMHQEKSRIPGRARPFEKSQKPTPLWLKALLGRELAPSREEYTAVNQALWVGDYNMDGLVNWMFEADAGKRKAQIQQAIQCGPDRVKDCPQEIQAFFKTLQPAPTWIDFDLIEEGIRFTHSSGLAAGYVLRDLALMGGYLLSGFNQSLIMTGALNKGTSRRIAETGKWWIDCTEPHGLRPQGPGYQSTLNVRLVHSLVRRGLNKRADWDHSHWALPLSQIDMVATYLGFSVVMLVGLRKLGFPILPRESTAVIHLWSYACWLMGVEEQWLVKSEAEGFVLLNHTYMTQSKPDENSKELAEALSKEPLERTYPRFERAQRKLSYHLHLGMSRYFLGREKMQQLGFKDQGIPWLTLASNVPRPAIYCAGHFLPGMRPHQQRRGRKAQLAMLTAMFGDEDHGLIAPDRNHPAHIDTGN; encoded by the coding sequence ATGCCCATGCACCAGGAAAAAAGCCGGATCCCTGGCCGAGCGAGGCCCTTTGAGAAATCCCAAAAACCCACCCCGCTCTGGTTGAAAGCACTACTGGGACGTGAACTGGCGCCTTCACGTGAGGAATACACCGCAGTTAATCAAGCCCTCTGGGTGGGTGATTACAACATGGATGGCCTGGTTAATTGGATGTTTGAGGCAGACGCTGGGAAACGTAAGGCTCAAATTCAACAGGCGATACAATGCGGCCCTGACCGTGTTAAGGACTGCCCACAAGAGATTCAGGCATTTTTTAAAACACTGCAACCCGCCCCGACCTGGATCGATTTCGATCTAATCGAAGAAGGCATTCGCTTCACACACAGCAGCGGCTTGGCAGCGGGCTACGTATTGCGTGACCTGGCTTTGATGGGTGGCTATTTGCTCTCTGGATTTAATCAATCCCTGATCATGACCGGTGCGCTCAATAAAGGGACTTCGCGGCGGATTGCGGAGACCGGGAAGTGGTGGATTGATTGCACCGAACCACATGGTTTGAGGCCTCAAGGGCCCGGATATCAATCCACATTGAACGTCAGGCTGGTCCACTCACTGGTAAGGCGCGGCCTGAATAAACGTGCGGACTGGGATCACAGCCACTGGGCTTTACCCCTGAGCCAAATCGATATGGTCGCGACCTATTTAGGATTCAGCGTAGTCATGCTGGTGGGCTTGCGTAAATTAGGCTTTCCTATTCTGCCCCGCGAATCAACCGCTGTGATCCATCTTTGGTCGTATGCCTGCTGGCTGATGGGGGTTGAGGAACAATGGCTAGTGAAGTCGGAAGCGGAAGGGTTTGTGCTGCTAAACCATACCTACATGACGCAGAGCAAACCCGACGAAAACAGCAAAGAGTTAGCCGAAGCACTGTCGAAAGAACCGCTCGAGCGCACGTACCCTCGCTTTGAGCGAGCACAAAGAAAGCTGTCATACCATCTCCATTTAGGCATGAGCCGCTATTTTCTTGGGCGCGAAAAAATGCAGCAGCTGGGCTTTAAAGACCAAGGGATCCCCTGGCTTACGCTAGCGTCCAATGTTCCACGGCCCGCAATTTATTGCGCTGGGCACTTCTTACCGGGTATGCGTCCACATCAGCAACGGCGCGGACGGAAAGCTCAGTTGGCCATGTTGACTGCCATGTTTGGGGATGAGGATCACGGGCTGATCGCCCCAGATCGCAATCACCCTGCTCATATCGATACCGGAAATTAG
- a CDS encoding TetR/AcrR family transcriptional regulator, whose amino-acid sequence MRKKPKQKRSRQMVDALIEATAQTIIDKGLDAVTTHHIADAAGVSVGSLYQYFDGKEMLIEALMDKLANDIASLLVQLPMIEGGSLRHNVQSIIEFGFSVLHSRDGLFLELVSNWNNLPTDKVMDTLQQSFMDLSRLYFLKNYQQNPIEDLHVRVFIIVNSVLFNMVRFIGQNTALLTQQQVVSGMTDMVVGYLNADQDPHGAQVLTP is encoded by the coding sequence ATGCGCAAGAAGCCCAAGCAAAAACGATCACGGCAGATGGTTGATGCTCTGATAGAAGCCACAGCACAGACCATTATCGATAAAGGGTTGGATGCTGTTACTACCCATCATATTGCGGATGCTGCTGGGGTCAGCGTGGGATCCCTTTATCAGTATTTTGATGGTAAAGAAATGTTAATCGAAGCGTTGATGGACAAGTTAGCAAACGATATCGCCTCTCTTCTGGTTCAGCTACCCATGATCGAAGGCGGCAGTTTACGTCATAATGTGCAATCGATTATTGAATTTGGGTTCTCTGTATTGCATTCCCGTGATGGACTGTTTCTCGAATTGGTGAGCAATTGGAACAATCTGCCCACTGACAAAGTCATGGACACCCTTCAACAAAGCTTTATGGACTTGTCGCGGCTGTATTTCCTGAAAAATTACCAGCAAAATCCGATTGAAGATTTGCATGTCCGGGTATTTATAATCGTTAATAGCGTTTTGTTTAATATGGTTCGGTTTATCGGGCAAAACACCGCGTTGCTGACTCAGCAGCAAGTCGTGTCGGGGATGACGGACATGGTGGTGGGTTACCTGAACGCTGATCAGGATCCACATGGGGCCCAAGTCTTAACCCCGTAA
- a CDS encoding GAF domain-containing sensor histidine kinase, producing MNTAVSCDEEQRLAALYQYQILDTPRDPAFDELTELAADLFDAPIAVVNFIDNGRQWFKSEIGLGVRETPLETSFCAHALLQQDMLVVPDTHTDARFANNPLVTGPPNIRFYAGAVLKNPDGYAIGTLCILDYHCREFSESQRRTLRVLANQVMSQLEHRKLLSASKLANKQLSRLNERLEARDRANAQFLAMISHELRNPLSPLTMTLDLLNMKGPFPADISSAFATMRRQTDHLIRLVDDLLDASRIATGKISLEKNSVELSDIVRNSIEIVQPALKAKDHNLVIELPESDLVVHGDTVRLTQAITNLLTNSVRYTPKGGEISVRARALDTFNIQIMVSDSGQGISDTYLERIFDSFVQAPNPKETRGGLGIGLHLCKHIIQMHRGTITASSEGTGKGSTFTVVLPRERKELE from the coding sequence ATGAACACAGCCGTTTCATGTGACGAGGAGCAACGTCTTGCGGCACTTTACCAATATCAGATACTCGATACGCCCAGGGATCCTGCGTTCGATGAATTGACGGAGCTTGCCGCTGATCTGTTCGATGCCCCCATTGCAGTCGTTAACTTTATTGACAATGGCAGGCAGTGGTTTAAGTCAGAGATCGGTCTTGGTGTCCGAGAAACTCCGCTGGAGACCTCTTTTTGCGCGCACGCCCTGTTGCAGCAGGATATGCTGGTAGTCCCGGACACCCACACCGATGCCCGGTTCGCGAACAACCCCTTGGTAACCGGGCCGCCTAATATTCGGTTTTATGCGGGTGCCGTACTCAAGAATCCAGACGGTTATGCGATAGGTACACTGTGCATACTGGATTATCACTGCCGTGAGTTTAGTGAAAGTCAGCGCCGTACATTGAGAGTATTAGCCAATCAGGTCATGTCTCAACTCGAGCATCGCAAACTGTTATCCGCATCCAAATTAGCCAATAAGCAACTGTCGCGACTGAACGAACGTCTAGAAGCCCGGGATCGCGCCAACGCGCAATTTTTGGCGATGATTTCTCATGAGTTGCGTAATCCCCTGTCACCCCTGACCATGACGCTGGATTTGCTCAATATGAAGGGGCCATTTCCTGCAGACATCTCGTCCGCGTTCGCCACCATGAGGCGGCAGACAGACCATTTAATCCGTCTGGTGGATGATTTGCTCGACGCTTCGCGCATAGCGACCGGAAAAATATCCCTGGAAAAAAACTCAGTGGAACTTTCTGATATAGTCCGAAACAGCATCGAGATAGTACAGCCCGCACTGAAAGCAAAAGACCATAACCTGGTTATCGAACTGCCCGAAAGTGACCTGGTCGTCCATGGGGATACTGTACGTCTCACCCAGGCAATCACTAATTTATTAACCAATTCGGTTCGTTATACGCCTAAGGGCGGAGAAATCAGTGTGAGAGCCCGCGCCCTGGATACATTCAATATCCAAATCATGGTATCCGATAGTGGGCAGGGAATTTCCGACACCTATCTGGAACGCATTTTCGATTCTTTTGTCCAGGCACCAAACCCGAAAGAAACACGCGGCGGTCTCGGCATTGGCTTGCATTTGTGCAAACACATCATTCAAATGCATCGTGGAACGATAACTGCATCAAGCGAGGGGACTGGCAAAGGCAGCACGTTTACGGTTGTTTTACCAAGGGAAAGAAAAGAATTGGAATAA
- a CDS encoding response regulator, translated as MAVPDQTRIILLVEDDVDLRNIMSQSLQALNYGAIVAENGLQALAYLRQCESLPFAILTDLMMPVMDGWSMLEELRKDNSFSKVPVIVVSATAGDMDAATSVSEYLRKPIRIHELSAALERVSPRRDTT; from the coding sequence ATGGCTGTGCCCGATCAAACCCGCATTATCCTTCTTGTCGAAGATGACGTCGACCTAAGGAACATTATGTCGCAATCGCTACAAGCATTGAATTACGGTGCCATAGTCGCGGAAAATGGGTTGCAGGCGTTGGCGTATTTACGTCAATGCGAAAGCCTGCCGTTTGCGATTCTGACAGATCTGATGATGCCGGTTATGGACGGCTGGTCAATGCTGGAAGAGCTTCGTAAAGATAACAGCTTTTCGAAAGTACCGGTTATTGTCGTGTCCGCAACCGCTGGCGACATGGATGCGGCGACGAGCGTGTCAGAATATTTGAGAAAGCCGATCCGGATTCATGAATTGTCGGCAGCACTCGAGCGCGTCAGCCCCCGCCGCGACACAACCTAA
- a CDS encoding metal-dependent hydrolase, which produces MTAAANPSTHRIGTEAIPVRHMDFEFDDSIPTFWFGNDPLRTMILTALSGTFPEGERMFMRSVRHFQKGITDPELQKQVKAFIGQEAHHGKEHQSFNDMMTRKGIPVDKVDKFTKVGISREEKFFSPQRMLAKTCALEHFTALFAETLLAHPELIDDIDENLKPLWMWHAIEESEHKAVAYDVYQDQVGSYWTRASEMAFTTVMFSFFASLHTVQLLRASEQLDKPKSPVGQRLKGIWKHRNIFADLGKHYLAYYNPKFHPSQIDSKMLRDRGLALLTQYVGEKANISA; this is translated from the coding sequence ATGACCGCCGCAGCCAATCCAAGTACCCATCGTATCGGCACTGAAGCAATTCCGGTGCGTCATATGGATTTCGAGTTTGATGATAGTATACCTACCTTTTGGTTTGGGAATGACCCGCTCCGCACCATGATACTGACGGCCTTGTCGGGCACTTTTCCTGAAGGCGAAAGAATGTTCATGCGCTCGGTCCGCCACTTTCAAAAGGGGATTACCGATCCCGAATTACAAAAGCAGGTTAAAGCATTTATCGGGCAGGAAGCACATCACGGGAAGGAGCACCAGAGCTTTAACGACATGATGACCCGTAAGGGTATACCTGTCGATAAGGTAGATAAGTTCACTAAGGTCGGTATTTCACGAGAAGAGAAATTTTTTTCTCCTCAACGCATGCTTGCAAAAACCTGTGCGCTGGAACATTTTACTGCGCTGTTTGCGGAAACGCTGTTAGCGCATCCCGAGCTGATTGATGATATCGACGAAAACCTGAAGCCTCTTTGGATGTGGCACGCCATTGAAGAAAGCGAGCACAAAGCGGTAGCCTATGATGTGTATCAGGATCAGGTGGGAAGTTATTGGACCCGCGCCTCTGAAATGGCATTTACGACAGTGATGTTCAGTTTTTTTGCGAGCCTGCATACGGTGCAATTATTACGCGCTTCCGAGCAGCTTGATAAACCGAAGTCCCCGGTCGGACAACGCTTAAAAGGCATATGGAAACACCGCAATATTTTCGCTGACCTGGGTAAACACTATCTGGCCTATTACAACCCTAAATTCCACCCTTCTCAGATAGACAGTAAGATGCTGAGGGATCGAGGTTTAGCTTTGTTAACACAATACGTGGGCGAGAAAGCGAATATTTCAGCTTGA
- a CDS encoding DUF2244 domain-containing protein: protein MVRCHVNSGSTVLLLTPNTSATRTQTLCFFGIVSGITLLIALVWGLMGAWMVMPFAGLEVLVLILVLRKVLKESRQMQVITIDRESIKVEEGKSHPEHSWQFDRVNSYIDLHESNVPADAIQMSLVDSQKNIELGVFLNHQDLQSVREELQKAGIVICSNRWWVSS from the coding sequence ATGGTTCGATGTCACGTGAATTCAGGCTCCACTGTTTTACTGCTGACACCCAACACGTCTGCAACACGGACCCAAACATTATGCTTTTTTGGCATCGTCAGCGGTATAACGTTGCTTATCGCATTGGTCTGGGGTCTGATGGGCGCCTGGATGGTGATGCCTTTTGCCGGGCTTGAAGTGCTGGTATTGATATTGGTCCTTCGCAAGGTACTCAAAGAGAGCCGCCAAATGCAGGTAATTACCATCGACCGGGAATCGATAAAAGTGGAAGAGGGCAAATCCCATCCGGAGCACAGCTGGCAGTTTGATAGGGTGAACAGTTACATCGACCTGCACGAATCCAATGTTCCAGCCGATGCCATTCAAATGAGCCTGGTTGATTCACAAAAAAATATAGAATTGGGTGTGTTCCTGAATCATCAGGATTTACAATCGGTTCGGGAAGAACTGCAAAAAGCGGGTATAGTAATTTGTTCCAATCGTTGGTGGGTATCCAGCTGA
- a CDS encoding helix-turn-helix domain-containing protein, whose amino-acid sequence MDKNKKAPDFLAHWRNKSVHLSEEIRCIEPDDDPRSRHQNNLRNRTAALQTSVLHIEVSEVVFSEPTTIHVTPFRVGFTLLVSATASVEYGYDGDLSRSSGTGNILLMLPGKEINASHSTGKLRTITCSFDQDYTEHILGPLNTISQARLLDALDVKSPLLSAILLRMMNEAMYPGNKSTELVNALGHAMLVECSHWLSSVSDKPTTEKQLTAQDFSLIDRYMSDASGNSVTALELATACGYSERHFTKIFKKQTGCTVSEYVRAVRITKAKALLLETDLPLKEIAFRLGFSTPANFSNSFRTATGITPAKFRK is encoded by the coding sequence ATGGATAAAAATAAAAAAGCGCCGGATTTTTTAGCACATTGGAGGAACAAAAGTGTTCATCTCAGCGAAGAAATCCGCTGTATCGAGCCCGATGATGACCCGCGATCCCGCCATCAGAACAACCTGCGCAATCGCACAGCGGCACTTCAAACAAGTGTCCTGCATATCGAAGTCAGCGAAGTGGTGTTTTCTGAACCCACAACAATTCATGTTACCCCGTTCAGAGTAGGCTTCACTTTGCTGGTTTCAGCGACAGCATCAGTTGAATACGGATATGACGGCGATTTATCCCGGTCCTCCGGCACTGGAAATATCCTGTTGATGCTTCCAGGTAAAGAAATCAATGCCAGCCATTCAACGGGGAAGTTACGCACTATCACCTGTTCATTTGATCAGGACTACACCGAGCACATTCTAGGCCCCTTGAACACCATTTCGCAGGCACGCTTGCTTGACGCGCTGGACGTAAAAAGCCCTTTGTTGTCGGCTATTTTGTTACGCATGATGAATGAGGCTATGTACCCCGGCAATAAAAGCACCGAGCTGGTTAATGCGTTGGGGCACGCGATGCTGGTGGAGTGCTCTCATTGGTTATCTTCTGTTTCTGATAAACCAACAACAGAAAAACAATTAACTGCACAGGACTTTAGTTTGATTGACCGGTATATGTCAGACGCCAGCGGCAATTCCGTGACGGCATTAGAACTTGCTACTGCCTGTGGCTACAGTGAACGGCATTTTACAAAGATTTTCAAAAAGCAGACCGGTTGTACCGTTTCTGAATATGTTCGAGCAGTAAGAATTACCAAAGCAAAAGCACTTCTGCTGGAAACAGACCTGCCATTAAAGGAAATTGCATTCCGGTTAGGGTTCAGTACACCAGCGAATTTTTCCAATTCGTTCCGCACTGCGACCGGAATAACGCCAGCCAAATTCAGGAAATAG
- a CDS encoding TRAP transporter large permease subunit, producing MNELTSESSTLTKASFLERLPIIAILFLLIFIIFARTGESVHGQVTQLGTYLWDDYFVLRGDIPEPKCNPNIDIQQRLDKLEAEAGASAGDFDLFDEEFDRASAQSSLENQLHQCQRAHARAAEFRDKVTPSLLVFSAIEHKFSEASIFSTDKQTVLLLALLFISAAVATMQRHHIGFRPMVAKLDFQISLTLQFIANTALAVSAWKFRSNIMASEIQTSNPEIVNGMAVGATILALLSLKELFSMPKDAPRGGTLGRALLSVPLYTFVMLLFAFIVIVNQGNLAGLSLYFSAFFDQSGTYIDIALYLWCGMLLKQTQLGERVFSLFTPWRLPPEVLAFVAIAVMALPTAYTGASSIIILAMGAVVYRELRKVGTRRQLALATTAMSGSSGIVLSPCLIVIIVAILNKEVVTDDLFYWGVRVFLLTGVVFLFYAMITRKDPLKIAPISEALPKTLRHARPLMSYVIIFFLVASAYFWVLDARLDQFSAPIILPVIIFWMIVFERLLTKEKPLYDEPERIPTLPGALTKSMTDASIHIGGLLMLMSTFMIITSLGGEAVSATFLYDIESPYLIMGALMLMFVLIGMFMESMAAVGLVSLAIAPIAYQQGINPIHFWMTCLVALELGYLSPPVALSHIFTRQVVGEEEAVAASKEGDTFYYRHERLFLPLLVMGTTLLIVGFGPMIYGIGN from the coding sequence GTGAATGAATTAACCTCGGAAAGTAGTACTTTGACAAAGGCAAGTTTTTTAGAGCGATTACCTATTATCGCTATTCTGTTTCTTTTGATTTTTATCATCTTTGCCCGAACAGGAGAAAGTGTCCACGGGCAAGTCACTCAACTCGGAACCTATCTTTGGGACGACTATTTTGTCCTGCGGGGCGACATCCCCGAACCGAAATGCAATCCGAACATAGATATTCAACAACGCCTGGATAAGTTAGAGGCAGAAGCCGGGGCTTCTGCCGGTGACTTTGATCTGTTTGACGAAGAATTTGACAGGGCATCAGCTCAGAGCTCGTTAGAAAACCAGCTTCACCAGTGTCAACGGGCCCATGCAAGAGCTGCGGAATTTCGCGATAAAGTAACGCCGTCTCTGCTGGTGTTCAGTGCGATCGAACACAAATTTTCAGAAGCCAGTATCTTCTCAACGGACAAGCAAACGGTCCTGCTATTAGCTTTGTTATTCATCTCTGCCGCTGTGGCGACCATGCAGCGACACCATATCGGGTTTCGTCCGATGGTGGCAAAGCTGGATTTTCAGATTTCACTTACTCTTCAGTTTATCGCCAACACTGCACTGGCAGTATCAGCCTGGAAGTTCCGCTCCAATATCATGGCGTCAGAGATACAGACCAGTAATCCTGAAATTGTTAACGGAATGGCCGTTGGTGCCACTATTCTTGCTCTACTGTCTTTGAAAGAATTGTTTAGTATGCCCAAGGATGCGCCCAGGGGTGGCACCCTAGGGCGGGCATTATTGTCGGTTCCCCTGTACACCTTCGTAATGCTGTTATTCGCCTTTATCGTGATAGTAAACCAAGGCAACCTGGCAGGACTGTCATTGTACTTCAGTGCCTTCTTCGATCAGTCCGGCACTTATATAGATATTGCACTGTATTTATGGTGTGGCATGTTGCTGAAGCAGACCCAGCTCGGTGAGCGTGTATTTAGCCTGTTTACACCCTGGCGACTGCCCCCGGAAGTTCTGGCATTTGTTGCCATTGCTGTAATGGCCCTGCCCACGGCCTACACCGGAGCGTCCTCCATCATTATTCTTGCTATGGGCGCTGTGGTATATCGCGAACTTAGAAAAGTGGGTACCCGGCGCCAGCTTGCGCTGGCGACGACGGCAATGAGCGGAAGCTCCGGTATCGTGCTGAGCCCCTGCCTGATCGTTATTATCGTCGCCATCCTGAATAAAGAAGTGGTCACCGATGATTTGTTCTACTGGGGTGTAAGGGTATTCTTGTTAACTGGGGTCGTGTTTTTATTTTATGCCATGATTACCCGCAAAGACCCTCTGAAAATTGCGCCTATCAGCGAAGCGCTACCGAAAACCCTACGGCATGCCCGACCACTAATGTCGTATGTGATCATTTTCTTTTTGGTGGCTTCTGCCTATTTCTGGGTGCTGGACGCGCGCCTGGATCAGTTTTCCGCTCCAATCATTCTGCCTGTTATTATTTTTTGGATGATCGTATTCGAGCGTTTGCTAACAAAAGAAAAACCGTTGTATGACGAACCTGAACGCATACCCACCCTTCCCGGTGCACTGACAAAATCGATGACCGATGCCTCAATCCATATTGGCGGATTACTGATGCTGATGTCGACCTTCATGATTATTACCAGCCTTGGTGGCGAAGCCGTGTCGGCGACCTTCCTCTACGATATCGAGAGCCCCTATCTGATTATGGGCGCATTAATGCTGATGTTCGTACTAATCGGGATGTTTATGGAATCCATGGCAGCTGTCGGTTTGGTTTCTCTGGCGATTGCGCCTATCGCATATCAACAGGGCATCAACCCCATTCACTTCTGGATGACTTGTTTGGTTGCGCTGGAACTGGGCTATCTAAGCCCGCCGGTTGCACTGAGCCACATCTTTACCCGACAGGTGGTGGGGGAAGAAGAAGCCGTAGCTGCTTCGAAAGAAGGTGATACGTTCTATTACCGGCACGAGCGTTTGTTCCTGCCCCTGCTGGTGATGGGAACCACTTTGTTAATCGTTGGTTTTGGCCCAATGATTTATGGCATAGGCAATTAA
- a CDS encoding putative solute-binding protein, with protein sequence MKTRIMNHISKIVAGLGAGLILSSAQAAAPVPIKMCAFMFMGEGGPEHQALLDYQAAALNWGAKLEMKSYVNDKIVAEELKSGTCDIANMPSLQARAFNKFTGTLDAPASMPTYAHLETVLQTLAKPSAAKYMRNGDYEIIGIQPAGAVFIFTNDKTVKNISDLAGKKMAVLDTMPEMRQLVVDLGMTPVSSTLTNIFQKFNNKAIDITGAPAFVYDMMELHKGLEPNGGILENPVMQGNTQFVGRTSKLPEGFAQKSREYFVKNFDQTLKFVREAEEKIPKDLWIPLGEQAQKDYRVQTRQIRISFRDDNIYDAKMLTLLRKIRCKKDATLAECTSPDAE encoded by the coding sequence ATGAAAACAAGAATAATGAACCATATTTCAAAAATAGTAGCCGGCCTTGGCGCCGGCTTGATACTCTCCTCCGCCCAGGCCGCCGCGCCGGTACCCATTAAAATGTGTGCTTTTATGTTTATGGGCGAAGGTGGCCCTGAACATCAGGCACTCCTGGATTATCAGGCGGCCGCCCTCAATTGGGGCGCAAAACTGGAAATGAAATCTTATGTAAACGATAAAATCGTCGCAGAAGAATTGAAATCCGGTACCTGCGACATCGCAAATATGCCAAGTCTGCAAGCACGCGCTTTTAACAAATTCACCGGTACGCTGGACGCGCCGGCTTCCATGCCTACATACGCTCACCTGGAAACAGTTCTGCAAACGCTAGCCAAGCCTTCTGCCGCTAAGTACATGCGCAACGGTGACTATGAAATTATCGGCATTCAACCCGCAGGTGCTGTCTTTATTTTCACGAATGACAAAACCGTAAAAAATATTTCAGATCTAGCCGGTAAGAAAATGGCGGTGCTGGATACCATGCCGGAAATGAGACAACTGGTTGTGGATTTGGGTATGACACCGGTGTCCTCAACGTTGACTAATATTTTTCAAAAGTTTAACAACAAAGCGATTGATATCACCGGTGCTCCTGCCTTTGTGTATGACATGATGGAGCTGCACAAGGGACTGGAGCCCAACGGCGGTATTCTTGAGAACCCGGTAATGCAGGGCAACACTCAATTCGTCGGACGTACTAGTAAATTGCCGGAAGGTTTTGCGCAAAAATCCCGTGAATACTTTGTTAAAAACTTTGATCAGACGTTGAAGTTTGTACGTGAGGCCGAAGAAAAAATCCCCAAAGATCTATGGATTCCGCTAGGTGAACAAGCACAGAAAGACTATCGCGTTCAGACCAGACAAATCCGCATCTCGTTTCGCGACGATAACATTTACGATGCCAAAATGTTAACGCTGCTGCGTAAAATTCGTTGTAAGAAAGACGCCACCCTGGCGGAATGCACCTCCCCAGACGCCGAATAA
- a CDS encoding SDR family NAD(P)-dependent oxidoreductase yields MNSPAALITGAGTRLGSLFARHMAALGYDVAIHCNSSQDGAKQLARELQSTGRQCEVFSMDFSEAFDADEFILQVQARFPGLECIINNASAYEAAPTAGTSRELLEAQFRVNLVAPFLLAGSFKRYCGQGQVINILDNKIAYHQYQYAAYLLSKKSLADFTKMAALEFAPEIRVNGIAPGVTLPGETRGNAYVDWRIAGIPLGKKGSDEQLTNSLSYLLQNDFLTGQILYVDGGESVNQVGRNHENYPDSA; encoded by the coding sequence GTGAATTCTCCCGCAGCTCTGATTACCGGAGCAGGTACAAGGCTCGGTAGTTTGTTTGCAAGGCACATGGCTGCACTGGGCTATGATGTGGCAATTCATTGCAATTCTTCGCAGGATGGCGCAAAGCAGCTGGCGCGCGAGCTGCAGAGCACGGGCAGACAATGCGAGGTGTTCAGTATGGATTTCAGTGAAGCGTTTGACGCCGACGAATTTATATTGCAAGTGCAGGCTCGCTTTCCGGGTCTTGAATGCATCATCAATAACGCTTCAGCCTATGAAGCGGCACCAACGGCAGGCACCAGCCGGGAGTTACTCGAAGCCCAGTTTCGTGTGAATTTGGTGGCGCCTTTTTTGTTAGCCGGGAGCTTTAAGCGTTATTGCGGCCAGGGGCAGGTAATAAACATTCTCGACAACAAGATTGCCTATCATCAATATCAATACGCGGCGTATCTTTTATCAAAAAAATCATTAGCTGATTTCACCAAGATGGCAGCCTTGGAATTCGCCCCGGAAATTCGCGTCAACGGCATTGCGCCTGGCGTGACGCTGCCTGGAGAAACAAGAGGTAATGCCTATGTCGATTGGCGCATAGCCGGGATCCCTCTGGGTAAGAAAGGCAGCGACGAACAGCTAACCAACTCGCTTAGCTACCTTCTGCAAAATGACTTCCTTACCGGGCAGATACTTTACGTTGATGGTGGCGAGTCGGTGAATCAGGTCGGCAGGAATCATGAAAATTATCCGGATTCGGCATGA
- the folK gene encoding 2-amino-4-hydroxy-6-hydroxymethyldihydropteridine diphosphokinase, whose product MMVRVIVSVGTNIDPERNLNKCRAILDTEVGILGEAEVIQTAPDGYQNQPDFLNGAYLLSTDRPYDEFNQYLKNVEERLGRVKGPIKSGPRCIDLDIIIWDSQVVHDDYTQNKHYVVVPVNELLEQHAIELAT is encoded by the coding sequence ATGATGGTGCGGGTCATTGTCTCAGTAGGCACCAATATTGATCCCGAGCGGAACCTCAACAAATGCAGGGCCATATTGGATACCGAAGTGGGCATATTGGGAGAGGCTGAGGTAATTCAAACAGCACCTGATGGTTATCAGAACCAGCCGGACTTTCTTAATGGCGCTTATTTGCTTAGTACAGATAGGCCCTACGATGAATTCAACCAATACCTGAAAAACGTCGAAGAACGTCTTGGTCGGGTCAAGGGGCCTATTAAATCAGGGCCCCGCTGTATTGATCTGGATATTATCATCTGGGATAGCCAGGTGGTCCACGACGACTACACACAAAACAAACACTACGTGGTGGTGCCGGTTAATGAGTTGTTAGAACAACACGCTATAGAGCTGGCTACATGA